In the genome of Telluria beijingensis, one region contains:
- a CDS encoding cobalamin-binding protein codes for MKKTMLLATAAWAVSAQAAITVKDDAGLPVTVDKPAVRVVSMAPSVTELLFAAGGGGQIVGAVNYSDYPEAAKRITRIGSNREIDMELLISLKPDLIVAWRHNSSERQIEMVRRLGIPVFQSDPQTLDGIPDSVLRLGRLLGTEAAAKTTATQLREQLAGLRTRYAGRAPVRTFYQVWDKPLYTLSGKHILTDAMKLCGGENIFDKLTVTAPIVSIESVLQANPEAIIATAEKNYGGVDLWKPYGTLAAVRSNNLFTLDGHLLNRAGPRMVQGTAAMCEVLEQARQRRPK; via the coding sequence ATGAAGAAAACGATGCTGCTGGCGACCGCCGCCTGGGCGGTCTCGGCGCAGGCCGCGATCACGGTCAAGGACGATGCGGGGCTGCCGGTGACCGTCGACAAGCCGGCGGTCAGGGTGGTGTCGATGGCGCCCAGCGTGACCGAACTGCTGTTCGCAGCGGGCGGCGGCGGCCAGATCGTCGGCGCCGTCAACTACAGCGACTATCCCGAGGCGGCCAAGCGCATCACGCGCATCGGCTCGAACCGCGAAATCGACATGGAACTCCTGATTTCGCTGAAGCCCGATCTGATCGTGGCCTGGCGCCATAACAGTTCGGAGCGGCAGATCGAGATGGTACGCCGCCTGGGCATCCCGGTATTCCAGAGCGACCCGCAGACCCTCGACGGCATTCCCGACAGCGTGCTGCGCCTGGGCCGGCTGCTCGGCACCGAGGCGGCGGCGAAGACGACCGCGACCCAGCTGCGCGAGCAGCTGGCCGGCCTGCGCACGCGCTACGCGGGACGCGCGCCGGTACGCACTTTCTACCAGGTGTGGGACAAGCCGCTGTATACGCTCAGCGGAAAGCACATCCTGACCGATGCGATGAAGCTGTGCGGCGGCGAGAACATCTTCGACAAGCTGACGGTGACCGCACCGATCGTCTCGATCGAGAGCGTATTGCAGGCCAACCCTGAGGCAATCATCGCCACCGCCGAAAAGAACTACGGGGGCGTCGACCTGTGGAAGCCTTACGGCACGTTGGCCGCGGTGCGCAGCAATAACCTGTTCACGCTGGACGGCCATCTGCTCAATCGCGCCGGGCCGCGCATGGTCCAGGGCACGGCCGCGATGTGCGAGGTGCTCGAGCAGGCGCGCCAGCGGCGTCCGAAATGA
- a CDS encoding TIGR02678 family protein, translated as MSRARPGAAQVGDVLSRHREEERRDALRALLMCPLMTAAHPDFGAVRRHAQELRDWFSQSAGWILHVEHDCARLYKRPADLGDATRGAPDFDRRRYILFCLACAALERSDPQITLRALGERLLALAADPELAVRGFSFLLESHHERRELVAICRYLLSLGVLQRVAGDEDAFVSHAGDALYDVQRRVLAGLMASSRGASTWPADSAPATLDARLAALTEEFVPDSDEGRRTAMRHHLARRLLDDPVLYFDELDGDPAMRAYFTNQRGALAARLCDATGLAPEQRAEGLALVDEAGELTDVAMPATGTASHVTLLVAEFLAGAERAAPGAAVTEDAIQEFIREAVQEYGRYWNKAARLPGAEQELARNALARLASLRLVRREGDAVRALPALARFSLGSTDIVARKSPANHTAPAAQTDLF; from the coding sequence ATGAGCCGCGCCCGTCCCGGCGCCGCCCAGGTCGGGGACGTCCTGAGCCGCCACCGCGAAGAAGAGCGGCGCGATGCCTTGCGCGCGCTGCTGATGTGCCCCTTGATGACGGCGGCCCATCCGGACTTTGGCGCGGTGCGGCGGCATGCGCAGGAATTGCGCGACTGGTTCTCGCAGTCGGCCGGCTGGATCCTGCACGTCGAACACGATTGCGCGCGCCTGTACAAGCGGCCGGCCGACCTGGGCGACGCCACCCGCGGCGCGCCCGATTTCGATCGCCGCCGCTACATCCTGTTCTGCCTGGCCTGCGCGGCGCTCGAGCGCTCCGACCCACAGATCACCCTGCGCGCGCTGGGCGAACGGCTGCTGGCCCTGGCCGCCGATCCGGAACTGGCCGTGCGCGGCTTCAGCTTCCTGCTCGAGTCGCACCATGAACGGCGCGAGCTGGTCGCCATCTGCCGCTACCTGCTGTCGCTGGGCGTGCTGCAGCGGGTGGCGGGCGACGAGGATGCCTTCGTCAGCCATGCCGGCGACGCGCTGTACGATGTGCAGCGACGGGTGCTGGCCGGGCTGATGGCCAGCTCGCGCGGCGCATCGACCTGGCCCGCCGACAGCGCCCCGGCCACGCTGGATGCGCGCCTGGCTGCCCTGACCGAGGAATTCGTACCCGACAGCGACGAAGGGCGGCGCACCGCGATGCGCCACCACCTGGCGCGGCGCCTGCTCGACGACCCGGTGCTGTACTTCGACGAGCTCGATGGCGACCCTGCCATGCGCGCCTATTTCACGAACCAGCGCGGCGCGCTTGCCGCGCGCCTGTGCGATGCGACCGGGCTGGCGCCCGAGCAGCGCGCCGAAGGACTGGCCCTGGTCGACGAGGCCGGCGAACTGACCGACGTCGCGATGCCGGCCACCGGCACCGCATCCCACGTCACGCTGCTGGTGGCGGAATTCCTGGCCGGCGCCGAGCGCGCCGCACCCGGCGCGGCCGTCACCGAAGACGCGATACAGGAATTCATCCGGGAGGCGGTGCAGGAGTATGGCCGCTACTGGAACAAGGCCGCGCGCCTTCCCGGCGCCGAACAGGAACTGGCGCGCAATGCGCTGGCCCGGCTGGCGTCGCTGCGCCTGGTGCGGCGCGAAGGCGATGCCGTGCGCGCGTTGCCGGCCCTGGCCCGCTTCTCGCTAGGCAGCACCGACATCGTGGCGCGCAAGAGTCCCGCCAACCACACTGCCCCTGCGGCACAGACGGATCTCTTCTGA
- a CDS encoding TIGR02677 family protein, with protein sequence MIDPAHPATSLFRHVATDKAAHYRAIMETFAAAKRQFRLQLRPDEVQIEARWPGATPSLDDIQMALTQLADWGNLEVQPDTARVSSIEDFYRARYLYRLSLGGEAVEAALLTFAQTLARQSELQTVALEDILTDLNALIALAAAPAPDAAKVHTVLRDLVRVFERLADEAQAFMAGVARAIELQQAEVQAVIAFKQRLIDYLQRFVGDLVARSGIIAARIVELDAVIESLLMLAAGRERRDSAPGANEAAALEARLVTWRERWRGLSRWFISEGHIPAQSELLRARVRSAIPQLLAAVAALNERRSGRSDRSADFRIMARWFADARDDDEAHRLWRAGFALNPARHFSLQSEAVARHEQLPASTPWADAPAVPIHPRLREQGEVTPRGAPPHVRDRDAERAMLAAHIAEERAQIDAARATLANGRPTRLSELEKLDAHAFRLFLALLGEALVAQRDPDQAVECHSADGLLRIRLEPLADGSRASIRTALGVFSGRDHLLTVTPAGDRP encoded by the coding sequence ATGATCGATCCCGCCCATCCCGCCACCAGCCTGTTCCGCCACGTCGCCACCGACAAGGCCGCGCATTACCGCGCGATCATGGAAACCTTCGCTGCCGCCAAGCGTCAGTTCCGCCTGCAGTTGCGGCCCGACGAGGTGCAGATCGAAGCGCGCTGGCCGGGCGCCACGCCATCGCTCGACGACATCCAGATGGCATTGACCCAGCTGGCGGACTGGGGCAACCTTGAGGTCCAGCCGGATACCGCCCGGGTCTCGAGCATCGAGGACTTCTATCGCGCCCGCTACCTGTACCGCCTTTCGTTGGGCGGCGAAGCGGTCGAAGCGGCGCTGCTCACCTTCGCGCAGACACTGGCGCGCCAGAGCGAGCTGCAGACCGTCGCGCTCGAGGACATCCTCACCGACCTCAACGCGCTGATCGCACTGGCGGCCGCGCCGGCGCCCGATGCGGCCAAGGTGCACACGGTATTGCGCGACCTGGTGCGTGTGTTCGAGCGGCTAGCCGACGAAGCCCAGGCCTTCATGGCCGGCGTCGCCCGCGCCATCGAGCTGCAGCAGGCCGAGGTGCAGGCGGTGATCGCGTTCAAGCAGCGCCTGATCGATTACCTGCAGCGTTTCGTCGGCGACCTGGTCGCCCGCTCCGGCATCATCGCCGCGCGCATCGTCGAACTGGACGCCGTCATCGAATCGCTCCTGATGTTGGCCGCCGGCCGCGAACGGCGCGACAGCGCCCCCGGCGCAAACGAGGCGGCGGCGCTCGAGGCGCGCCTGGTCACCTGGCGCGAACGGTGGCGCGGCCTGTCGCGCTGGTTCATCAGCGAGGGCCACATCCCGGCGCAATCCGAACTGCTGCGCGCCAGGGTGCGCTCGGCGATTCCCCAATTGCTGGCGGCGGTGGCGGCCCTCAACGAGCGGCGCAGCGGACGCAGCGACCGCTCGGCCGACTTTCGCATCATGGCGCGCTGGTTCGCCGATGCGCGCGACGACGACGAGGCGCACCGCCTGTGGCGGGCCGGCTTCGCGCTCAATCCGGCGCGCCACTTCAGCCTGCAGAGCGAAGCCGTCGCGCGCCATGAACAGCTGCCGGCCTCGACGCCGTGGGCCGATGCGCCGGCGGTGCCGATCCATCCGCGCCTGCGCGAGCAGGGCGAGGTCACGCCGCGCGGCGCGCCGCCGCATGTGCGCGACCGCGATGCCGAGCGGGCCATGCTGGCCGCCCACATCGCCGAAGAGCGGGCCCAGATCGACGCCGCCCGCGCCACGCTCGCCAATGGCCGGCCGACCAGGCTGTCCGAGCTGGAAAAGCTCGACGCCCATGCGTTCCGCCTGTTCCTGGCCCTGCTGGGCGAGGCGCTGGTGGCGCAGCGCGATCCCGACCAAGCGGTCGAATGCCATAGCGCGGATGGCTTGCTGCGCATCCGCCTGGAGCCGCTGGCCGATGGCAGCCGCGCCAGCATCCGCACCGCACTGGGCGTGTTTTCCGGACGCGACCACCTGCTGACCGTCACGCCAGCCGGAGACCGGCCATGA
- a CDS encoding TIGR02680 family protein, with product MTDSLFLTDSTAPETPALPEPLRSRWQPLRIGLVELFHYDSEEFWFHDGHLLLRGNNGTGKSKVLSLTLPFLFDASLKPSRIEPDGDPGKRMAWNLLLGKHERRIGYAWIEFGRIDEDGTPRYLTLGCGLSAVAARAQVDSWFFVTEGQRIGRELWLINPQRAVLGKDRLGLALGEHGRVFETAGAYRRAVDERLFHLGEARYGALMDTLIQLRQPQLSKKPNEDNLSNALTEALPPLSDDLLTDVAEAMSQLEEYGLQLAELQALAKAIGAFNGLYQRYARVNARRQAQVLRSAQTGFDKSSRELNEARLVLEKAAAEEAQQQRRLGEIDSRLAQDRAALDEIQSDPLMQDANRLGQLERMAAASRHDAQAAQADVRRNEERHARDGSLLEQVQARAEAARAALAQAHATTEAHARQAGVVAKDAWRDAGALAEADAAAALPERACVQLQQGLRQLAAQRRADIGVVEGRLRQEREAGQRRSEAQRTRDDRADELSEASARATEADAAVATAGETLVAAWQDHAATLRELALADPATLFEALGDWSATLEGDNPARQAIDDAQHAASLRLSQQEAEARRQRDGVDAQRLALEAERARLALGEDQAPPAPYQRAPDARAASRAGAPFWKLVEFNPGRAWLDGEQAGLEAALEASGILDAWVAPDGTFDAAGPGLGDTFLLARKEQASALADWIVPAAGAAVDAGQLQRLLRSIACSVAAQDGAEAWVAPDGRFRVGPLAGDWRKPVAEYIGAASRAEARRLRIAQIGDELDTLRHDLARLDAQLADLGERRARAAQEWRSAPSDAELRAAHVTAGALERQRRQSLARLAQADERLGASDAAWRAAREQLMNDAADLGLAPEAAGLAQAGAALMAFEGALHDLLLRSAEVRHVWPERERQAARTDELARDLAAARELAVQRQAALDEAEARVRSLRERVGSQIGELEARLARYRSAVVAGEQAQRQATLDAGQAGKDLARSEQRVEDADRALAERQEARQQAVHALERFCATGLLAVALPELDTDLPSWTIDGALGIARRAEQALQTVTADDAEWSRVQSAFSHDYTGLLTALTALGHQAQAETTDFGMIVTIIYQNRPQRPDLIEASLRDEIAQRQALLTARETEVLENHLQAEVAAAIQRMLREAEARRTAINAELAKRPTSTGVKFRLDWQPLPEGADGAPVGLEAARKRLLNTSFDAWSAQDRQVVGTMLQNRITAERTRADGESASLLEMLARALDYRRWHRFRVQRWQDGQWRPLAGPASSGERALGLTVPLFAAVSSFYTHGGSKDAPRLVLLDEAFAGIDDAARAHCMALVREFDLDFVMTSEREWACYAELPGVSICQLQRREGIDAVHVSRWRWDGQARRLEGDGVRRFPPALDAGAA from the coding sequence ATGACCGATTCATTATTCCTGACTGACTCCACCGCCCCCGAAACGCCGGCCCTGCCCGAACCGCTGCGCTCCCGCTGGCAGCCGCTGCGCATCGGCCTGGTCGAACTGTTTCACTACGATAGCGAGGAGTTCTGGTTCCACGACGGCCACCTGCTCTTGCGCGGCAATAACGGCACCGGCAAGTCGAAGGTCCTGTCGCTGACCTTGCCCTTCCTGTTCGATGCCAGCCTCAAGCCGTCGCGGATCGAACCGGATGGCGACCCTGGCAAGCGCATGGCGTGGAACCTCCTGCTCGGCAAGCATGAGCGGCGCATCGGCTACGCCTGGATCGAGTTCGGCCGCATCGACGAGGATGGCACGCCGCGCTACCTGACGCTCGGTTGCGGCCTGTCGGCGGTGGCGGCGCGCGCGCAGGTCGACAGCTGGTTCTTCGTCACCGAGGGCCAGCGCATCGGCCGCGAGCTGTGGCTGATCAATCCGCAGCGCGCGGTGCTGGGCAAGGACCGACTGGGGCTGGCGCTGGGCGAGCACGGGCGGGTGTTCGAGACCGCGGGCGCCTACCGGCGCGCGGTCGACGAGCGCCTGTTCCACCTGGGCGAGGCGCGCTACGGCGCGCTGATGGACACGCTGATCCAGTTGCGCCAGCCGCAGTTGTCCAAGAAGCCGAACGAAGACAACCTGTCGAATGCGCTGACCGAAGCGCTGCCGCCCTTGTCCGACGACCTCTTGACCGACGTGGCCGAGGCCATGAGCCAGCTCGAAGAATACGGCTTGCAGCTGGCCGAGCTGCAGGCGCTGGCGAAGGCGATCGGCGCCTTCAATGGCTTGTACCAGCGCTATGCGCGCGTCAATGCGCGGCGCCAGGCCCAGGTGCTGCGTTCGGCGCAGACCGGGTTCGACAAGTCCAGCCGCGAACTGAACGAAGCCCGCCTGGTGCTCGAGAAGGCCGCCGCCGAGGAGGCGCAGCAGCAGCGCAGGCTGGGCGAGATCGACAGCCGGCTGGCACAAGACCGCGCCGCGCTCGACGAGATCCAGTCGGACCCGCTGATGCAGGACGCGAACCGCCTCGGCCAGCTGGAGCGGATGGCGGCTGCGTCCCGCCACGACGCGCAGGCAGCGCAGGCGGACGTGCGCCGCAACGAAGAGCGGCATGCCCGCGATGGCAGCCTGCTCGAACAGGTGCAGGCAAGGGCCGAAGCCGCGCGCGCGGCGCTGGCCCAGGCGCACGCCACGACCGAGGCCCATGCACGGCAAGCCGGCGTGGTGGCGAAGGACGCCTGGCGCGATGCCGGTGCGCTGGCCGAGGCCGACGCCGCAGCAGCCTTGCCGGAGCGCGCCTGTGTCCAGCTGCAGCAAGGGCTGCGCCAACTGGCCGCACAGCGTCGCGCAGACATCGGTGTGGTCGAAGGACGCCTGCGCCAGGAGCGCGAGGCCGGGCAACGCCGCAGCGAAGCCCAGCGCACGCGCGACGACCGCGCCGACGAGTTGTCCGAGGCGAGCGCGCGCGCCACCGAGGCCGATGCGGCGGTGGCGACTGCGGGCGAAACCCTGGTCGCGGCCTGGCAGGACCATGCGGCAACGTTGCGCGAACTGGCGCTGGCCGACCCGGCCACGCTGTTCGAGGCGCTGGGCGACTGGAGCGCCACGCTGGAGGGCGACAATCCCGCGCGCCAGGCGATCGACGATGCGCAGCATGCCGCCAGCCTGCGGCTGTCGCAGCAGGAAGCCGAGGCGCGCCGGCAACGGGATGGTGTTGACGCGCAGCGCCTGGCGCTGGAAGCCGAACGTGCGCGCCTGGCCCTTGGCGAAGACCAGGCGCCGCCCGCGCCCTACCAGCGCGCGCCGGATGCGCGTGCTGCGTCACGTGCCGGCGCGCCATTCTGGAAACTGGTCGAGTTCAATCCTGGGCGCGCCTGGCTCGATGGCGAACAGGCGGGACTGGAGGCGGCGCTGGAGGCGAGCGGCATCCTCGACGCCTGGGTGGCGCCCGACGGTACGTTCGACGCGGCTGGCCCGGGCCTGGGCGATACCTTCCTGCTCGCGCGCAAGGAGCAGGCGTCGGCGCTGGCCGACTGGATCGTGCCTGCCGCCGGCGCGGCGGTCGACGCCGGGCAACTGCAACGTCTGTTGCGCTCGATCGCCTGCTCGGTGGCGGCCCAGGACGGCGCCGAAGCGTGGGTGGCGCCGGATGGGCGCTTCCGTGTCGGCCCGCTGGCCGGCGACTGGCGTAAGCCGGTTGCCGAGTACATCGGCGCCGCCAGCCGCGCCGAGGCGCGGCGCCTGCGCATCGCGCAGATCGGCGACGAGCTGGACACGCTGCGGCACGACCTGGCGCGGCTCGATGCCCAGCTGGCCGACCTGGGCGAGCGGCGCGCCCGCGCCGCGCAGGAATGGCGCAGTGCGCCGTCGGACGCCGAACTGCGCGCGGCGCACGTGACGGCCGGTGCGCTCGAGCGGCAGCGCCGCCAGTCGCTGGCCCGGCTGGCGCAGGCCGACGAGCGCCTGGGCGCGAGCGATGCCGCCTGGCGCGCCGCCCGCGAGCAGTTGATGAACGATGCGGCCGACCTTGGCCTGGCGCCGGAGGCGGCCGGATTGGCGCAGGCCGGCGCGGCCTTGATGGCGTTCGAGGGCGCGCTGCACGACCTGCTGCTGCGCAGCGCCGAGGTGCGCCACGTCTGGCCGGAGCGCGAACGCCAGGCCGCGCGCACCGACGAACTGGCGCGCGACCTGGCCGCCGCGCGCGAGCTCGCCGTGCAGCGGCAGGCGGCGCTGGACGAGGCCGAGGCCCGGGTGCGCAGCCTGCGCGAGCGCGTGGGCAGCCAGATCGGCGAACTCGAAGCCAGGCTGGCGCGCTACCGCAGCGCGGTCGTGGCCGGCGAGCAGGCGCAGCGCCAGGCCACGCTGGACGCCGGACAGGCCGGCAAGGACCTGGCGCGCAGCGAGCAGCGGGTGGAAGACGCGGACCGTGCCCTGGCCGAGCGCCAGGAAGCACGCCAGCAGGCGGTGCATGCACTGGAACGCTTCTGCGCCACCGGTCTGCTGGCGGTGGCGCTGCCCGAGCTCGACACCGATTTGCCGTCCTGGACCATCGATGGCGCGCTCGGCATCGCGCGCCGCGCCGAGCAGGCCTTGCAGACGGTGACGGCGGACGATGCCGAATGGTCGCGGGTGCAGAGCGCATTCTCGCACGACTACACCGGCCTGCTGACGGCCCTGACCGCGCTCGGCCACCAGGCCCAGGCCGAGACTACCGACTTCGGCATGATCGTGACGATCATCTACCAGAACCGCCCGCAGCGCCCCGACCTGATCGAAGCCAGCCTGCGCGACGAGATCGCGCAGCGCCAGGCCTTGCTGACGGCGCGCGAAACCGAGGTGCTCGAAAACCACCTGCAGGCCGAAGTGGCGGCGGCGATCCAGCGCATGCTGCGCGAGGCCGAGGCGCGCCGCACCGCGATCAATGCCGAACTGGCGAAGCGGCCGACCTCGACCGGCGTCAAGTTCCGGCTCGACTGGCAACCCTTGCCCGAAGGGGCGGATGGCGCGCCGGTTGGCCTGGAGGCGGCGCGCAAGCGCCTGCTCAACACCAGCTTCGACGCCTGGTCGGCGCAAGACCGGCAAGTGGTCGGCACCATGCTGCAGAACCGCATCACGGCCGAGCGCACCCGCGCCGATGGCGAGAGCGCGAGCCTGCTCGAGATGCTGGCGCGCGCGCTCGACTACCGGCGCTGGCACCGGTTCCGTGTCCAGCGCTGGCAGGACGGGCAATGGCGTCCGCTGGCGGGGCCCGCGTCGAGCGGCGAACGCGCGCTCGGCCTGACCGTGCCGCTATTCGCCGCGGTGTCGAGCTTTTATACGCACGGCGGCTCGAAGGACGCGCCGCGCCTGGTCTTGCTGGACGAAGCCTTCGCCGGCATCGACGACGCGGCGCGCGCCCACTGCATGGCGCTGGTGCGCGAGTTCGATCTCGATTTCGTGATGACCAGCGAACGCGAATGGGCCTGCTATGCCGAGCTGCCCGGGGTCTCGATCTGCCAGCTGCAGCGACGCGAAGGCATCGACGCGGTGCATGTCTCGCGCTGGCGCTGGGATGGGCAGGCGCGCCGGCTCGAAGGCGATGGAGTGCGCCGCTTCCCGCCCGCGCTCGATGCCGGGGCGGCCTGA
- a CDS encoding cobyric acid synthase, translating to MSAFPYRTLMVQGTTSDAGKSTVVAALCRLLKRRGIRVAPFKPQNMALNSAVTRDGGEIGRAQALQAIAAGIEPHTDMNPVLLKPSSDIGAQVIIHGQVRADMNARDYHQYKPVAMEAVLESHARLLAQYETVIVEGAGSPAEINLRDRDIANMGFAEAVDCPVVLVADIDRGGVFAHLVGTLSCLSQSERDRVIGFVINRFRGDIRLLEPGLEWLERQTGKPVLAVLPYLHGLFLDAEDAVQAAQVNKGAFRVVVPSLPRMSNHTDFDALRAHPDVDLRFVRQGEAIPGADLIVLPGSKNTRGDLAWLEAQGWREQIARHLRYGGKLIGVCGGFQMLGRTVCDPHGVEGAPGVSAGLGLLEIETELTREKRLTRVEGECAFSENGGMVSGYEIHMGVSHGAAMKAPAFSIAGRAEGAVSDDGQILGTYLHGLFDHPEACRALLRWAGSRSEHIVDTAQLREASLERIADSVEGLMEKLMELRA from the coding sequence ATGAGCGCCTTTCCCTACCGGACCCTGATGGTGCAGGGCACGACGTCGGATGCCGGCAAGAGCACGGTGGTGGCGGCGCTGTGCCGTCTGCTCAAGCGGCGCGGCATCCGGGTCGCGCCATTCAAGCCGCAGAACATGGCGCTCAACAGCGCGGTGACGCGCGACGGCGGCGAGATCGGCCGCGCGCAGGCGCTGCAGGCGATCGCCGCCGGGATCGAACCGCACACCGACATGAATCCGGTGCTGCTCAAGCCATCGAGCGACATCGGCGCGCAAGTCATCATCCACGGCCAGGTGCGGGCCGACATGAATGCGCGCGACTATCACCAGTACAAGCCGGTCGCGATGGAAGCGGTACTCGAATCGCATGCGCGTTTGCTGGCGCAGTACGAGACTGTGATCGTCGAAGGCGCGGGCAGTCCGGCCGAGATCAACCTGCGCGACCGCGACATCGCGAACATGGGGTTTGCCGAGGCAGTCGATTGCCCGGTGGTGCTGGTGGCGGACATCGATCGCGGCGGCGTCTTTGCGCACCTGGTTGGAACGCTGTCCTGCCTGTCGCAGTCGGAGCGCGATCGCGTGATCGGCTTCGTCATCAACCGCTTCCGCGGAGATATCAGGCTGCTCGAGCCGGGGCTGGAGTGGCTCGAACGACAGACCGGCAAGCCGGTGCTGGCGGTGCTGCCGTATCTGCACGGCCTGTTCCTGGATGCCGAGGATGCGGTGCAGGCGGCGCAAGTGAACAAGGGAGCATTTCGGGTCGTGGTTCCAAGCCTGCCGCGCATGAGCAATCACACGGATTTCGATGCGCTGCGCGCGCATCCGGATGTCGACCTGCGCTTCGTGCGGCAGGGTGAGGCGATTCCCGGGGCTGACTTGATCGTTCTCCCGGGGAGCAAGAATACGCGCGGGGATCTGGCCTGGCTGGAAGCGCAGGGCTGGCGCGAGCAGATCGCGCGGCATTTGCGTTATGGCGGCAAGCTGATTGGCGTATGCGGTGGGTTCCAGATGCTGGGACGGACCGTGTGCGATCCGCATGGGGTCGAAGGTGCGCCTGGGGTGTCGGCAGGACTCGGGTTGCTGGAGATCGAGACTGAGCTGACGCGCGAGAAGCGGCTGACGCGGGTCGAAGGGGAGTGTGCGTTCAGCGAGAACGGCGGGATGGTTAGTGGGTACGAGATCCACATGGGTGTGTCGCATGGCGCGGCAATGAAGGCGCCCGCCTTCTCGATCGCTGGGCGGGCCGAAGGCGCGGTGTCGGACGATGGCCAGATCCTCGGGACCTATCTGCACGGCTTGTTCGATCATCCGGAAGCCTGCAGGGCACTGCTCCGGTGGGCCGGTTCGCGCAGCGAACATATCGTCGACACGGCGCAGTTGCGCGAAGCGAGTCTCGAGCGGATTGCGGACTCGGTTGAGGGGCTGATGGAAAAGCTGATGGAGTTGAGAGCTTGA
- a CDS encoding TIGR02679 family protein: MADLARLERLLGGPALAGLRARLRKRYAQGRDGGTVTLGQLDDVERAALCGMLGRPTASGASLRFEVADLDDVLLHSGAAASLREALELLDGPIHDLKAQRTTAALAWSDFHTSLAEPRLAALLAQPRALGALKRACGGEPATAAALCGDAAKVLAALPRQGSTRSQLAAQVLGDAHALDNGRPVASLVLAALRHALADELEEGEQEESARTQWAAVGILVNELARPALALNLPGSEERRGEPDYLSLRALVRTSRNWEVAQRDVFVCENPNVVAIAADVLGARCAPLVCTDGMPAAAQRALLSQLAAAGARLHYHGDFDWPGIAIANVVMQDFGARPWRFGEQDYRAAAGAVAMSSRRLEPRGRDACWDIGLKDAMLRLTTPVDEEAVVDVLLADLLRGS; encoded by the coding sequence ATGGCGGATCTTGCGCGTCTGGAGCGCCTGCTGGGCGGCCCGGCCCTGGCGGGACTGCGTGCGCGCCTGCGCAAGCGTTACGCGCAGGGGCGCGATGGCGGCACGGTCACGCTGGGGCAACTGGACGATGTCGAGCGTGCGGCGCTATGCGGCATGCTGGGACGTCCGACCGCGTCGGGGGCCTCGCTGCGCTTCGAGGTCGCCGACCTGGACGACGTTTTGCTGCACAGCGGCGCGGCGGCGTCCTTGCGCGAAGCGCTCGAGCTGCTCGATGGCCCGATCCACGATCTCAAGGCGCAGCGCACGACGGCTGCGCTGGCGTGGAGCGACTTCCATACCTCGCTGGCCGAGCCGCGCCTTGCCGCCTTGCTGGCGCAGCCGCGCGCGCTCGGCGCCCTGAAGCGGGCCTGTGGCGGCGAGCCGGCGACGGCGGCCGCGCTGTGCGGCGACGCCGCGAAGGTGCTGGCGGCGCTGCCGCGCCAGGGAAGCACGCGTTCGCAGCTGGCGGCCCAGGTGCTGGGCGACGCGCATGCCCTGGACAATGGCCGCCCCGTGGCATCGCTGGTGCTGGCTGCGCTGCGGCATGCGCTGGCCGATGAGCTGGAGGAGGGCGAGCAGGAGGAGTCGGCACGCACGCAATGGGCGGCGGTGGGCATCCTGGTCAATGAGCTGGCGCGGCCGGCGCTGGCGCTCAATTTGCCGGGCAGTGAAGAGCGGCGCGGCGAGCCCGATTACCTTTCCCTGCGTGCGCTGGTGCGCACGAGTCGGAATTGGGAGGTCGCGCAGCGTGATGTCTTTGTGTGCGAGAACCCGAACGTCGTCGCGATCGCGGCCGATGTCCTGGGTGCGCGCTGCGCGCCGCTGGTCTGCACTGACGGCATGCCGGCCGCGGCGCAGCGGGCCTTGCTGTCGCAGCTGGCGGCGGCAGGGGCGCGGCTGCATTATCACGGCGACTTCGACTGGCCGGGCATCGCGATCGCCAATGTGGTGATGCAGGATTTCGGCGCGCGGCCATGGCGTTTCGGCGAGCAGGACTATCGCGCGGCGGCCGGGGCGGTGGCCATGTCGAGTCGGCGGCTGGAGCCGCGCGGTCGGGATGCCTGCTGGGACATCGGCTTGAAGGATGCCATGCTGAGGCTGACCACGCCGGTCGACGAGGAGGCAGTAGTGGATGTCCTTCTTGCAGATTTATTGAGAGGTTCATGA